A genomic window from Vicia villosa cultivar HV-30 ecotype Madison, WI unplaced genomic scaffold, Vvil1.0 scaffold8, whole genome shotgun sequence includes:
- the LOC131643211 gene encoding uncharacterized protein LOC131643211 has product MHSKVYKTRSSTAIDRGKYIVWTSEMDSCLTDVLMDQVEKGNKVDNILKPAAFAAALKALNEKFGMHMTKGHIKNRLKTWRKQFGVLKELLAHKGFVWNKTQKIVVANDSVWNDYIREHPDAKIFRAKSIENYDKLCIILGNDQSIARFSDSVTEIDVNFTVDDEEPDPVILSETQTDGNLTKHLRWTEEMDHWLGKILVDQVRKGLKIDNVFQTEAYDKAVSAMNAKFGHHLTKFNIKNRLKTWKKQYEIAKEILCHAGFKWDETKKMIIANDSTWIEYIRTHPDARTYRARVLENYEQFCTIFGHFNEPLNRNDSVPCDEPFEFESVCPVNYDSNLKDIMKHMRWTSDMDSCLSEILVQQIKLGNRSRFDHKLKPAALEAAVLAINEKFKLYMLKDHIKNRLKTWKKQYDILKELLRQRGFEWDQNRKMVIADDSVWNEYIKINPDARILKGRVIRNYEELCIIIGHIDPPGMITTRANMGMTSDDNVMEAQETNYHGTDNTTEKGKSVTWTDEMDLCLTELLVKQVMLGNKLEKNFKTSAYIATLAVLNERFDLNLTIENIKSRLRTWRKQYSLMKEMLSRGGFEWDERRKMVVASDSTWDDCIKKHRDARHLRGKRIENYNELGLIVGNEEASGNWSEDTEMFDVNITPNFREDADADANLIPNFEEHEDVNLTPHFEEDDDVNLTPHFEEHAETPTLIANEEEMSHDDASDEVQGSSEQTGVRPSSSQSKQPSKRRRTDDVILHMMSLMAADIGRIADALTESNRTLCLEEVVEKVQNIPDFDDDLIIEACEYLCFDEKRGLMFLKLDERLRKKWLLKRLRGG; this is encoded by the exons ATGCATTCAAAAGTATACAAAACTCGTAGCTCAACTGCTATAGACCGAGGAAAGTACATAGTTTGGACAAGTGAAATGGACAGTTGCCTCACTGATGTGCTTATGGATCAGGTGGAAAAGGGGAATAAAGTGGATAACATCTTAAAGCCTGCAGCGTTTGCAGCTGCACTGAAAGCATTAAATGAGAAGTTTGGTATGCATATGACAAAAGGGCACATAAAAAATCGGCTGAAGACATGGAGGAAACAGTTTGGGGTTTTGAAGGAGCTCCTTGCCCATAAGGGGTTTGTTTGGAATAAGACACAAAAGATAGTTGTTGCCAATGATTCAGTTTGGAATGACTACATCAGG GAGCACCCTGATGCCAAGATTTTCCGAGCAAAGTCCATTGAAAACTATGATAAATTATGTATTATTCTTGGAAATGATCAATCAATTGCAAGATTTTCTGACAGTGTTACAGAAATTGATGTAAACTTCACAGTTGATGACGAGGAGCCAGATCCTGTCATTTTGTCTGAAACACAAACTGATGGAAACCTGACTAAGCACCTCAGGTGGACAGAAGAAATGGATCACTGGCTTGGAAAGATTCTCGTAGATCAAGTGAGGAAAGGGCTTAAAATAGATAATGTTTTCCAGACAGAAGCATATGACAAAGCTGTTTCCGCCATGAATGCAAAATTTGGGCATCATTTAACAAAATTTAACATTAAAAATCGTCTTAAAACATGGAAGAAACAGTATGAAATAGCAAAGGAAATTCTGTGTCATGCTGGATTTAAATGGGACGAAACAAAGAAAATGATCATTGCAAATGATTCTACATGGATTGAGTACATTCGG ACACATCCAGATGCAAGGACTTACCGTGCCAGGGTCCTGGAGAACTATGAGCAGTTTTGCACTATCTTTGGCCATTTTAATGAGCCTTTGAATCGTAATGACTCTGTGCCTTGTGATGAGCCTTTTGAGTTTGAAAGTGTCTGTCCAGTAAACTATGATAGCAATCTTAAAGATATAATGAAGCATATGAGGTGGACAAGTGATATGGACAGCTGTTTAAGTGAAATTCTCGTGCAGCAAATTAAACTCGGTAACAGAAGCAGATTTGACCACAAACTAAAACCTGCTGCATTGGAGGCTGCTGTGCTAGCTATTAATGAAAAGTTTAAGCTTTATATGTTGAAGGATCATATTAAAAACCGTCTTAAAACCTGGAAGAAACAATATGATATCCTGAAAGAACTTTTGCGCCAGAGGGGCTTTGAATGGGATCAGAACCGAAAAATGGTCATTGCAGACGACTCTGTATGGAATGAATATATTAAG ATAAATCCCGATGCTCGAATTCTTAAAGGACGGGTTATCAGAAACTATGAGGAACTTTGCATAATCATTGGTCACATTGATCCACCAGGTATGATCACTACTCGTGCTAACATGGGCATGACTTCAGATGATAATGTTATGGAAGCTCAAGAGACAAATTACCATGGAACTGACAATACAACGGAAAAAGGAAAGAGTGTAACATGGACAGATGAAATGGATCTTTGCTTGACAGAGCTGCTAGTCAAGCAAGTGATGTTGGGAAACAAGCTTGAGAAAAATTTCAAGACCTCAGCTTACATAGCTACTTTAGCAGTTCtaaatgaaagatttgacttgaatttaacaatagaaaacattaaaAGCCGGTTGAGAACATGGAGGAAGCAGTACAGCCTTATGAAAGAGATGCTTTCTCGTGGGGGATTTGAATGGGATGAAAGACGTAAGATGGTCGTTGCATCTGACTCAACATGGGATGATTGCATTAAG AAACATCGTGATGCTAGGCATCTGCGAGGCAAACGGATAGAAAACTACAACGAATTAGGTTTGATTGTTGGCAATGAGGAAGCTAGTGGAAATTGGTCGGAAGACACTGAGATGTTTGATGTAAACATTACTCCTAACTTTAGGGAGGATGCTGATGCTGATGCAAATCTTATCCCTAACTTTGAAGAACACGAGGATGTAAATCTCACTCCTCACTTTGAAGAGGATGATGATGTAAATCTGACTCCTCACTTTGAAGAGCATGCTGAAACTCCAACATTGATAGCTAATGAAGAGGAAATGAGCCACGATGATGCAAGTGACGAAGTGCAGGGTTCATCTGAGCAAACAGGGGTAAGGCCTTCATCATCACAGTCAAAGCAGCCATCGAAGCGGAGACGCACCGATGATGTTATACTACACATGATGAGTCTTATGGCTGCTGATATAGGTCGGATAGCCGATGCATTAACTGAAAGTAACAGAACCTTGTGCTTGGAGGAAGTGGTTGAAAAGGTGCAAAATATTCCTGACTTTGACGATGATCTCATCATTGAAGCTTGTGAATATTTATGTTTCGATGAGAAGAGAGGATTGATGTTTTTGAAATTAGATGAGAGATTGAGAAAAAAGTGGTTGTTGAAACGTTTGCGTGGTGGTTAA
- the LOC131643244 gene encoding PKS-NRPS hybrid synthetase cheA-like, producing MQNSGVDPPLIKCDVTQTCVDTTDVFVTGQKFATREEAISWIKEVGIRNKVTVIMTRSDTKTGKRGRSDKLVFGCDRGGKYKKIDSETQSASKRCGCPFKIRSTPSNDGSGWKIDVKCGVHNHGLPDRFEGHAFVSRLNTDDKQHIVDLTKRHVPPRHILLSLQERDPENVTRITQIYKHKSKIQKDIRGPRTEMQQLLKMVEESGYVYWSRKKDESEVVRDIFWAHPESVKLLNMFPIVLIMDCTYKTNKYRQPLFEIVGMTSTKLTFDVAFAYMESEQTETFCWVLDKLKQLFIKQDDCPQVILTDRDLALMKAIETIFPKTTNLLCRFHINKNVKSKCKEHVVDDMRENLEKMWFELTRASDEMEYHQRLKQLEDACVDSKGFIDYVNETWLTPHRHRFVEAWINQVLHLGNTTTNRVESAHWKLKQMLENSLVSRAALRQIAEEWLRIDMVGTDTQKCGCTHRKVYGLPCACELGRYTLSGDAIPIEVIHIHWRKLSMEGNQDIDANDGSEIDMTNAIDEIWKRWKSLDVVGKKALKSRGCEIAYPTTTKMCPPPEKIKTKGGVKKKGKRPVGYDVYRDPSGYEYVDQAHSSSQKSSKRPFIDDIVDVRDDGNCGFRAIASLHGYGTDGWSMVRRDLEKEIIGPRSKLYEDVFGKLLPTVRSSLVIETLGQQPPNKWMTLPELGYVNMNEGFPLPPVTTDWTKYRTKDATSWIIGFAGRLQHWQRLMPILPKYVSLD from the exons ATGCAGAATTCCG gtGTGGATCCTCCTTTGATTAAATGCGATGTAACTCAAACATGTGTGGATACAACTGATGTTTTTGTAACTGGTCAAAAATTTGCTACAAGAGAAGAGGCGATAAGTTGGATTAAGGAGGTTGGAATCAGGAATAAAGTGACAGTTATAATGACTCGCTCAGATACCAAAACAGGCAAGAGAGGAAGAAGTGATAAATTAGTATTTGGTTGTGATAGAGgtggaaaatacaaaaaaatagatAGCGAAACCCAAAGTGCTAGTAAGAGATGTGGTTGTCCTTTCAAAATTAGGTCAACACCGTCGAACGATGGTTCTGGATGGAAGATCGATGTAAAATGCGGAGTACACAACCACGGCTTACCTGATAGATTTGAAGGTCATGCTTTCGTAAGTCGACTAAATACAGATGATAAGCAACATATTGTTGATTTGACAAAACGCCATGTTCCACCAAGACACATATTATTGTCATTGCAAGAGCGCGACCCGGAAAATGTCACTCGGATCacgcaaatatacaaacataagaGTAAGATACAAAAAGACATAAGGGGTCCCAGAACAGAAATGCAACAGTTgctcaagatggttgaagaatcGGGTTATGTTTACTGGAGTAGGAAAAAGGATGAGTCagaagttgtgagagatattttttgggcTCATCCAGAATCAGTGAAGTTGCTGAATATGTTTCCTATTGTATTGATTATGGACTGcacatacaagacaaacaagtacagACAACCGTTGTTTGAAATAGTTGGTATGACATCAACTAAATTAACATTTGATGTTGCATTTGCCTATATGGAATCTGAGCAGACAGAGACTTTTTGTTGGgtattggataagttgaaacagTTGTTTATCAAGCAGGATGATTGTCCTCAGGTAATCTTGACTGATAGAGATCTTGCTTTAATGAAAGCCATTGAAACAATATTTCCAAAGACAACTAATTTGCTTTGCCGATTTCACATCAACAAAAACGTGAAATCAAAGTGTAAGGAACATGTTGTGGATGATATGCGAGAAAATCTGGAGAAAATGTGGTTTGAACTTACAAGGGCTAGTGATGAGATGGAGTACCATCAAAGGTTGAAACAACTTGAGGATGCATGTGTTGACTCCAAAGGTTTTATTGATTATGTGAATGAAACATGGTTGACACCTCACAGACATCGATTTGTCGAAGCATGGATCAATCAAGTGTTACATTTGGGCAACACCACAACAAATAG ggTGGAGTCTGCGCATTGGAAACTTAAGCAAATGTTAGAGAATAGCTTAG TATCAAGAGCTGCATTGAGGCAGATTGCTGAAGAGTGGTTGAGGATTGACATGGTGGGTACCGATACGCAAAAGTGCGGATGTACTCATAGAAAAGTATATGGGTTACCATGTGCTTGTGAGTTAGGGAGATATACATTGAGTGGTGATGCGATACCAATTGAGGTTATTCATATTCATTGGAGGAAACTAAGTATGGAAGGAAATCAAGATATAGATGCAAATGATGGATCAGAAATAGACATGACAAATGCAATCGATGAAATTTGGAAAAGGTGGAAGTCACTAGATGTTGTAGGAAAAAAAGCATTAAAAAGCAGAGGGTGTGAGATTGCTTATCCGACTACAACAAAGATGTGTCCACCGCctgaaaaaattaaaaccaaaggaGGGGTTAAGAAGAAAGGGAAGAGACCTGTGGGATATGATGTTTATCGTGATCCTTCAGGATATGAGTATGTTGATCAAGCACATTCGAGttctcaaaaatcttcaaagag ACCatttattgatgacattgttgatgTAAGAGATGATGGAAATTGTGGGTTTAGAGCCATTGCATCTTTGCATGGTTATGGCACAGATGGATGGTCAATGGTTCGTCGGGATTTGGAGAAAGAAATTATAGGTCCTAGAAGTAAGTTGTATGAGGATGTATTTGGTAAACTCCTTCCAACAGTGAGATCATCGTTGGTGATAGAAACTTTAGGACAACAACCACCAAATAAATGGATGACGTTACCTGAGTTGGGATAT